The Sulfitobacter sp. OXR-159 DNA window TACCGCAGCAGGAACCCCCGCAGTGGAGCTTTTTGCGCGAGCATTCCGCAAGAGTTTTCGCAGGTCAGCAAGTCTCTTTTCATCGTAAACGACGCATCCCCTTAGTTGCCGGGTTGGTTTCCATGCATTGTCGAGAGCAAGAGAGTTTCTACCTGTCAGCTCCGCCAGCCAACCGCTCAGTTCATATGTGTTCTTCATCATAGCCGACATCAGGACGATATCGGCGTCCGGTACAACGCGGGTAAACCCCAAGATGCATAGCATCGCGTCGATTGCTCTCCGGTCTCCGTCAGTGCTCGGATGCATCAGATGACATTCATCGAAGATCAAAAGACCGACGTCATCAAACCGCTCTGGTTCCATATGACTGGTAAGGAGACAGGCTTCTGGAGTCATCACCATGACGTCCGGCAACTCGTCGCTATCCCCAGAAAACCCGAATTCGTCCATACGTTCACCGCGAACGGTTGCCCGCGGAAATGCACCGCGCAGGTCCCGTGCTGTCTGATCAACGAGAGCGTGCGTAGGAGCTAGGAATACCGCCTTGCGCCCGGATAACAAAGTTGCATGAATTTTGAGTTGTGCGGTCGTCGACTTCCCGGCTCCAGTGGGGAACCCTATCGCAGCAGATGTGCCAATCTTGAGGTACCCTTGGGCGACGGCGTCCTTGTGATTACGCCACAGATACGGGCGCGTCTCGGCAACCGTTTTCATGGCCTCGGTCCAACGATCCTCAGGTACGCCATCCGGAGGCGGTAGGTTAACGACGGCGCTTTCCATCAGGGCGGAGCCTGCAGCGATCAAGAGACTGGCCAAATGGAACGGTCCGGGAAAGACAGCGATTGCACCTTCGGGGAATGTATCCTCCAGATCTGATGCGCCGGCGGCGAGCGACTTTACTTCAGAGAAGACTGCAATTGGATCGACCATCCCCCTCACTCGACGCCCTTGCAGCACGAAGGCCAAGGCTCGCACACCTCGCAAGAGTCGATAGTAGAGCGCTGCATTGGCTCGCTCGCCACCGGTACCCGAGACGAGTCGGTCTTGGGGCGGTCGCTTTCGATTCCGAATACGACCAACTTGTCCTTTTGCGAGCATGATCAAGTGAAGAATCAGTTCCGACTGCAGCCAATCGCCGCTCGGGATGCGGATAGAGTCTGCCACCTCAGCAGCATCAGCCGATGCCCCGGCTACCAAGAACAGGAGCATTGCCGAAACATCCGGACTGATCGTATTCGGCGATACAAATGAAACTGGCTGGTCCGAGTCCCGTAGAGCGATCGCTTGATGAACCAACTGATAAGCCGTTGCGGCAACAAAGCCTGCCGCTGCCCGGTTTTCTCTATCGGGATTAATGGCTACCAATGCTTCATTGGTCTGCGCCAACCGGCGTGCAAATCGAATTGTGCCCTCGAGAAGCTCTTCCCCATTTTCACTCTCGCGAAGCAGTACCCTTGCCGATACGATCTCGGCGAAAGCACGTGCAAGTCGGTCAGGCAAACCTTCGCGGTCCAGGTCGGGCAAGTCTGGGGTGGACCTGATGAGTTCGGACGTTGCGGGATCATACATTGGCTGCCGCCTCGGCACTGTCGATCTTGACGAGCGCTTTCTCCGCTACACAATCTATCCAGTCGCGAACGTCTTCCAAAACTAAGGTTTCGGCGCGCCGGCGTGCTACGTCACCCAGTACAGACTTCTCATACCCTTTGAACAAGCCCTTGCGTCCCTTTGCCGATGCATATTTGCCACCAACGGTCACCGCCACGCGGTATGCCCGTTTTTCATTCCATAGAATATCGGCAACAGTCCCGTCGGGGTCTGGGTCTCTGGATACCTCAAGTAGCGAAGTTACCGACGCAATGAGTTCGTTGTCTCGTCCGCCTGTTTCAAACTGCTCAAACTCCGGCCAGACCTTTGATTTAACTTGGTTCCGAGGGTTCTTGGTCGCCTTCTCTTCGCAGATGACAACATGGGCAATGCCGTCGCTGTCGAACTCAATAATGAGGCCATCCAACCCTTTGTCCGCTTTAATCATCTGTGGAGCCCGTATGAGAGCCTCATCGTCGAAACGGTGAGCGGCGATCCACGCAATGACCTGAAAAACCCAACCATCCCGATGGTAGGTCTTGTCGCCAGTGCCGACGGTCAAAAGCTTTCGCGCACCTTCGAAACCGCCTTTGGGATAGCGCGCGGGCAAATCGCCTGTGGCGCGCAATATGCGCTCCACTGTTCGCGACTGACCTATTGCGACGCGGGCCAGGAGCTCAGCAAGCTGGTCCTCGTCCTCAATCGTCCAAGTGGAGCCCGACCAACAATCTTTCTGCCGTATTGGGGTTAGGGTTACTGGCATGAGCTAGACGCGCAACTCAGCGATGTCGATCAGGCTTGGCGTCTTAACGGTAGCTGCAGAATGAGTGTTTCTCATCGTCGGACTCGCTCAAATGTAGAACTTGAATGGCTGGCGTTCGGCGTCATTGGCGCTTCCCATGACCAGAACATATTTATTTGTCATTGCGCTGCCCTTGTCTCGGCCAGAAAAGCTGCAAACGGTCGAATATCTTCCCTCACGCTCGCTGTCTCTAAAGCGGCCATGTAAGCCGCGCGCTGTTCGAGCTTGATGACTGTCCATGGTTGCCCGGCAGCGGCCATCATGACGTTCATCAGAAAGCGCGCTATTCGACCGTTCCCGTCCAGGAACGGATGGATAAATACGAAGATGAAATGTCCAAGGACGATCCGAACAGTCGGGTCATCTTCCGCCTTGAGTAGGTCGAAGAAGACCGGCATGCAGTCTCGAACTGCCTCAGGACTCATTGGGACATGCTGGGATTGCCGAATGTACACAGGGGACGATCGGTAGCCTGCAAGTTGAGAGGCCTTCAGGATGCCCGCTGTGACAGACGGTGCGAATAGGTTGCGATACCAATCACTCAGATCGCGCTCAACAACCTCACCCGCGTCAGCACCTTCCAGAACTGCCCGAATGCTTTCCTTCACTCTCTGAAATGCTTCCCAATATCCACGCGCTGCAAGGGCGTCTTTCAGCGCTCGGTCTTGCTCATCTGTTTCTGGGTTCCAGGTCCCCGAACGCACTTTGTCAATCAGTTCCGGCGAGACACGATAGCCCTCAATGGAGAGCGAATGATACGCATCCGTGACATAGATTTCGTCGATCTGCTTGAGATAGGCGTCGATGTCATTGGTGATGGGTTGGGCCTTTGGAAAGAGATCAATAACATCGTCGCGCATGCTCTCCCACTTCAAGCGGATGCGATGCACGTGGGGCGAGGTGATCCGCCCGGCGTTTGGCACAAGAATCGACTGCTCAAAGGGGTTGATCTCGCGAACGTCATGCGAAGCGGCTTTCATCGCCGCAAGGATTTCGTCTGCGACCTTTTCGGACCCGATGCTTCTAAAAGCACCAGCAAGCCTGCCGGCCGCTCGCGTGTGCCCCCCGTCCAACAGCTTGCCAAGCAGCCGTGAGGCATCTGGCATCATAGCAAGCACAGTGCGCGCTTCTGTCGGATGGTTTTGGAAGAAGACCTCGGGAACGAGGATTAGGGCATCCTCGACGGAGAATAGGCGTAAATTGTCGACGATTTCGAGCGCCTCATCTGACGCGATCGTTGCGCGCGTCTCAAAAAGCGACGTGTTGTGGGGCAGATCGGTCTTAGAGTTTCCGCCCTTGACCGCTCTTACCAATAGCTGAGCAGGAACTGTCGTGTTTCCAGCATGTATGATGAGGGACTGTTCAGGAGACAGAGACCAGTCAGTGCCAAACCGATCTGACAGGTATTGTGCGCAGAATCCCCAAAACGATGTGTACCATGCTGTGCTCTCACCGGCGTTTTCATCGGGGCGTGATGGGATGTACCAGCCCTTCATGACTTCCTTCAGGAAGCCTGCCTTCAGCAGCCGTTCGCGGTGAGTGCGTGACATGTCTTTGGAGCGAATGGCAATCGAACCACCAGACTGTAGTGTCTCGAGCTCTTCCAAGGAGCTTGCAAGCTTCTCTGCGGCACTCGGCATAATTATTCGGCTCCGTTCGAGATTTAGGTTTTAGCGTCGTACATGATTTAGGTGTATGTGTCGAACGATCTTTAGGGTTTTGTGATGCGCAAATCTTAGGTTTTAGTGTTATTGGCCCCTCCTGCCCTTTGGTCAGGACCGCGCCCTACTCGGTCGGCTGCGCGCAGCCGCCCTCCCCGAGCTGAAACGCCGCCTCTCCCTGCGACGTGCCGCTGGCCGCGCCGTCTCCTCCGGAGCCAGCCCGACCAGCCGTCGCACGGTCGTGGTAACGCTTCATCTCGGCCATTCGGTAACGGTCGCTGGGGCGGGCGTGTGACATCAGTGATCACGTACCTCGCGTCTCGGCCGCTGTTGGTCCTCGCTTTGCCGGACACGCAGCTCCGCGCCGCGATCATGGGTCGCAAACGATGTCCGACGACCGCCGGATTGCATTGACCGAAGCTGGCAGAAGGCCGGTGATGGTCGTGCTGTGCAAACCCAAGCTATCGGGTTGCCGTAGAGGGTCAGTTCGAAATCCCGGTGATCCGAACAGGTTGTCGAAGCTTCGACGTTCTCCATGCTGCGCTTCAAGACAACACACATCGGGTTGCCACGGAAACCAGCCGTCGTGGCACGTGAGGCAGGGACAGCAAAGCTCTGACTGGTCGGGATTCGGATCGGGGCAAGAGGACAGAGAAGACATCGCCCGCCCTGCAGCGCCTCCCTCGGCCGTTCCCCTACCTTCCTTCGCCGCCACCGCTCTTCTCCTTTTGTCTGAGTTGCATGACATGCTGGTCGCAGCTGTCGCCCCGTCCACAAAGGTTGTCGCCGATCTTTTTCCCTTGCCCCTGCGGGCCATTCCTCGCGGAGCAAAAAGACCGGCGCCTGCCCCTCTCCGCTGCGCTCCGCCTGCGGTGTGGCCGGGCCTTGGCCAGCTGCAAGGTGACCATCATTGCAACGCAAACAAGGAGAAGAGCAATGACCACGAACTGCATCAAATTCACCAGCGCCGACATCGAAACCGCCAAGGGGGTCGGCTCCATCTCGACCCTGACCTTCGACCTCGACATCACGGTCGAACCCGTCGCAAGCGCGAACCCGATGGCCCCCACGCACCGCGTCCTCGGCCGCTCCCCGCGCGGCAAGCTGGTCGAGTGCGGCGGCATCTGGAAGAAACAGAACAAGGAGACCGGCGCCGACTACTACACGCTGACCATTCGCGACCACGGCTTCAACGCCAACCTCGGCAAGGCCGCGAACCAGGACGATCTGTCCCTGCAGGCCGTCATCCCCTGGGGGCCAAAGGACGCCGCCTAAGCCAACAGCCAGACCGCTCCGGCGGTCTGGCTTTTTCTCGTTTCAAGAAACGACAATGGTTCGGGTCCGAAACCCGTGTCTGAAGGTTGCGGCATATTCCGGACGACGTCGCCGTGGCGGGTAGGAAGCTGGATAGGTCGCAGATGCGGCTTTGATCTTTCTGTTCAGTGACAACGTGCATCGCGCGAACCCGAGTCGGAACCGAATGTCCGCAGGAAGAACTGGCGGCCCGCTGGGCGAGACAAGCGCTCCCCTTCCGCCGGTCGAGCAATCCGCGCCTGGGTCGTCTTGGCGAAGCTGCCAGGGGCGGCGAACTCACCCTGTGCCGCGTGGGTGTAGCCGCAGATCAACGTCATGTGTCCGGGGGACGAAGTATCACGTCAGGGCCACCGCCGCGCGCCTTTCCGTCGACCTGTTGGCCTTTCAGATCGCTAGCCCGGGGTCGAGCGGTCGGCAACGCCGGGGGGCAGGTTTCTGGGCGGCTGACGCCTTGAGCGCTGCGGGGCATCGCCCACAACAAACCTGCCCCTGTCGTGCTCCATTTCATTCCGCCCCGTGCCGGGTGCAGCCCGCTCTCATGCCCCCGGTCTTTTCCACGATCCGTCCAACGACGATCAACGGAAAGGATCATATCATGACACTCGAACAATCCATCGACCTCGCCGAAATGCAAGCCGACATGGCCTTCGAGGCCTACCTCGCCGCCTTTGATGAAGACGCCCATCCAGAGGGCATTGCCAAGTTGGGTGATCGTGGGCGCAAGGGGGCGTGGCGTGAGCGCTTATGCGGTCATCTGGAGCGCATAGTCGTTCCACAGGCTGAAGGCGTCAGCCCGTGCGTGGCGGTATGAAGATGCGGTGAGACGATAGCGACGGGGACGGAAGAGGGTGTTTATCTGATCATGGGCCGCGAGGAATCTCTGCACCTGTTGTTGGGACTTGAAGCGCCCCATGATTTTCTCTCGCCGTCGCGTTGGTCTATGTGAGCCCTCGATCCGGTTGTTCAAGCCCTTGTGTGCCCGATGATCGGCGTCGGGAGCGAGCTTCCGGATCGGCGCAAAATAGCTGCGCAGTTTGTCGGTGATCACCACACGGGGCTGGCCGAACTGCGCGATGAGCCTTGCCAGAAAGCGCTTTGCCGCCCTGGCATTTCTGCGGGTTTGCACGAGGATGTCGAGCGTGTCGCCATTGGCATCCACGGCCCGCCACAGCCAGTGCTTCTTGCCACGGATCGGGATAACCACCTCGTCCAGATGCCAGTTGTCTGAAGGCGCTGGCCGGTCTCGTAGGATGCGGGTCGAGAAATGCCCGCCAAAGCGGTTGACCCAAAGCCTGATGCTCTCGCGGCTCACGATCACGCCGCGCTCGGCCAAAAGGTCCTCGACGTCCGCCGTGCTCAAAGCAAAACGGTGCCAGGCCCAGACGGCATAGGCAATGATCTCCCGGGGAAAGCGAAAGCCCTTCAGGCGCGGCATGGATGACGGCATTTTCATCCGAGATCCTGTAGCAGGGGCTCCACGACACAACAACTTGGCAATGCCGGTGATGTGATCGAGCGGCGACTAATGTTACTGTATGGCCCTTGCGCGCTAACTCCCGGGCGAAATAGTGATGCCGTCCGCCCATACCGGTGCCTGTGGTTGAACCGTAATGGTTGATTATCACTATTCGGGTCATATTGAGCACCTTGCTGTCTTTAAACTAGGAAAAGTTGCAGCGTTCGCAGCGCTGTGGAGTTCTACGGCTTGGTATGAGTTCCGTCCCAAACACTTGCATTTAGCGGATATTCCGAATGAACTGGCTTACAAGGGCGAAGCTTGGAAAGGCTGTAGCCTCAGAGCGCACAGCGAGAGTTTTTGCAATCCGCTGCATTAATAAATCTCAGAAAAACACAAGCATGTCTGATTGGCACACGATCTCGCTTTCTGACGCTGCACGCAGGTTATTTCAGGGATGTATTGCTGCAGCGAGTAAAGTCCTCCGAACCAGGTCCGCGATAGCCTCTATCAACGTCTGATCGCTATCTCCAGATGAGTTGTTGATCAATTCTTGGATGAGCCTGTCTTTCGCCGATCATCTCTGGAAACCGGGCATAGCAAGCGAAAGATGATCTACATCAAGCGCGTTCGCGAACCTTCGGGCAACTGCGTAGGCGCCCCTTCGCCCTTCCCGAACCAAAGCAAATCACATCAGCAACCACCCACCCTACCGACGGTCAGCACACCCTAACCCCATATGTAACCATATGTATTCTTGATCCTTTGCAGGCGTTCCGGCTATAAAACCTCCAGTTCCACGGAGGGCACGTGAATCATGGATCCGACAAATTCAGAACTCGAAACAGGCCCCGCGCTGACCCTCGCAAGTTGCAAGGCAGAACCGCGCGTAAACGCCCCCCGGCACGTGCCGTGTTCGAAGCGAACTGTGCCGAGCCGGGTGCGACTGACCTCCAAAACGCCGTCGAACCCTTGAGCACGCGCGCTGCGGCACCTTTCAGACAGACTAATACAAGGAAAACGAATGCAATTCTTCAATAGAAAGCAGCTGGCCCTCTGGGATACGGCGCTCAGTACCTCTGAAGAGCTGGCGAAGGGGTTGTCGCGGCGTCAGTTCGGCTTGGCTGCGGCTGCGGCTTTTGCGATGCCCAAAGCGTTGAGCGCGCATGGCTCCACGCAGGTGACCTCTCAGGGAACCTACAATATCACAGTCGACCCGGTGCGCATCAACACGGGCGATTTTCAGAAGATGGGCGTGGGCTACAACCGCAGCCAGATTCCGACGATCCTGCGCTTCAAGGAAGGTGAGGAGGTTACGATAAACGTGACCAACAACCTCAGCGAAAGCACCTCGATCCACTGGCATGGACTTATCGTGCCCTTCCGTCAGGACGGCGTTCCGGGGATCAGCTTCAACGGCATCGCCCCCGGTCAGACCTTTACCTATCGCTTCCCGATCCAGCAGGCCGGGACCTATTGGTTCCACAGCCATTCAGGCCTTCAGGAGCCGGATGGCGCCTACGGTGCGATCGTGATCGAGCCGCGCGGCAGGGAACGCATACCAGCGCACCGCGACTATGTCGTTCAGCTGGCCGACAAACATCCCCATCCGGGCAACCGCATCTTGCGGAACCTCAAGATGCAGTCCGACTACTACAACCGTTCGCAGCGCACTTTTCAGGACCTGATCCGGGACGCCCGCATGGACGGTCTCAAGGCGACGCTGAAAGAGCGCCGCATGTGGGGGCGCATGCGCATGCTGCCGAGCGACGTCGAAGACGTGCAGGGATTTACCTCGCTGATCAACGGTCGCAGCACGTCGCAAAACTGGACCGGTTTGTTCCGGCCCGGTGAGAAGGTCCGCCTTCGGATCATCAACTCCTCCGCGATGACCTACTTCGACATGCGGATACCGGGACTGAAAATGGTCGTCGTGCAGGCTGACGGCAACGATGTGGAGCCTGTCGCCGTGGATGAACTGCGGGTCGCGGTTGCCGAGACCTATGATGTCATCGTCCAGCCTACGCAGAACAAGGTCTATAGCATTATTGCGGAATCCATGGGCCGCAACGGGCTTGTTCGGGGCACCCTGTCACCCAGAGAGGGCTATGCCGGTGCCGTGCCCCGTCTCAGACCCAAGCCCTTGC harbors:
- a CDS encoding Fic family protein; the encoded protein is MPSAAEKLASSLEELETLQSGGSIAIRSKDMSRTHRERLLKAGFLKEVMKGWYIPSRPDENAGESTAWYTSFWGFCAQYLSDRFGTDWSLSPEQSLIIHAGNTTVPAQLLVRAVKGGNSKTDLPHNTSLFETRATIASDEALEIVDNLRLFSVEDALILVPEVFFQNHPTEARTVLAMMPDASRLLGKLLDGGHTRAAGRLAGAFRSIGSEKVADEILAAMKAASHDVREINPFEQSILVPNAGRITSPHVHRIRLKWESMRDDVIDLFPKAQPITNDIDAYLKQIDEIYVTDAYHSLSIEGYRVSPELIDKVRSGTWNPETDEQDRALKDALAARGYWEAFQRVKESIRAVLEGADAGEVVERDLSDWYRNLFAPSVTAGILKASQLAGYRSSPVYIRQSQHVPMSPEAVRDCMPVFFDLLKAEDDPTVRIVLGHFIFVFIHPFLDGNGRIARFLMNVMMAAAGQPWTVIKLEQRAAYMAALETASVREDIRPFAAFLAETRAAQ
- a CDS encoding DUF736 domain-containing protein — translated: MTTNCIKFTSADIETAKGVGSISTLTFDLDITVEPVASANPMAPTHRVLGRSPRGKLVECGGIWKKQNKETGADYYTLTIRDHGFNANLGKAANQDDLSLQAVIPWGPKDAA
- a CDS encoding IS6 family transposase yields the protein MKMPSSMPRLKGFRFPREIIAYAVWAWHRFALSTADVEDLLAERGVIVSRESIRLWVNRFGGHFSTRILRDRPAPSDNWHLDEVVIPIRGKKHWLWRAVDANGDTLDILVQTRRNARAAKRFLARLIAQFGQPRVVITDKLRSYFAPIRKLAPDADHRAHKGLNNRIEGSHRPTRRREKIMGRFKSQQQVQRFLAAHDQINTLFRPRRYRLTASSYRHARADAFSLWNDYALQMTA
- a CDS encoding copper resistance system multicopper oxidase, with the protein product MQFFNRKQLALWDTALSTSEELAKGLSRRQFGLAAAAAFAMPKALSAHGSTQVTSQGTYNITVDPVRINTGDFQKMGVGYNRSQIPTILRFKEGEEVTINVTNNLSESTSIHWHGLIVPFRQDGVPGISFNGIAPGQTFTYRFPIQQAGTYWFHSHSGLQEPDGAYGAIVIEPRGRERIPAHRDYVVQLADKHPHPGNRILRNLKMQSDYYNRSQRTFQDLIRDARMDGLKATLKERRMWGRMRMLPSDVEDVQGFTSLINGRSTSQNWTGLFRPGEKVRLRIINSSAMTYFDMRIPGLKMVVVQADGNDVEPVAVDELRVAVAETYDVIVQPTQNKVYSIIAESMGRNGLVRGTLSPREGYAGAVPRLRPKPLLTMADMSGMMGGMGMDMGDHVMQNMTGMNHTDMTGMDHSNMQSSQQPPMPAMTPSEEKPKKKTSMAGMDHTQMQKPAMDGMDHTQMQQKKKAPMSGMNHAQMQKPAMDGMSGMDSMSGMAMSDGGDPFYVPGSGLTPVAYNGGKFLSYADLRAASPRYRHRAPSRTIVLRLTGNMERYIWSINDVKYDDAAPITLRYGERVRMRFINETMMSHPMHLHGMWSIIDAGHGPRNPIKHTVNINPAATTDIEVEADAPGQWAFHCHLSYHARAGMFRKVVVKGRAA